Proteins encoded by one window of Arabidopsis thaliana chromosome 2, partial sequence:
- the ALKBH2 gene encoding oxidoreductase, 2OG-Fe(II) oxygenase family protein, whose translation MTNPLNSTAANRSNQPSSDGISDGQITNEEAESLINKKNCSGHKLKEVTDSDTFSDNGKDDSDTKKRFHYHQDQRRMSLTSIVAVESPSSSNAPSRKTIDLGHGSDLIYIQRFLPFQQSWTFFDYLDKHIPWTRPTIRVFGRSCLQPRDTCYVASSGLTALVYSGYRPTSYSWDDFPPLKEILDAIYKVLPGSRFNSLLLNRYKGASDYVAWHADDEKIYGPTPEIASVSFGCERDFVLKKKKDEESSQGNGTFESC comes from the exons ATGACGAATCCACTTAATTCCACCGCCGCTAATCGCTCTAACCAG CCGTCTTCTGATGGAATCAGCGACGGTCAAATCACCAATGAGGAAGCTGAATCACTAATTAACAA GAAGAACTGTTCAGGGCACAAGCTAAAAGAAGTAACTGATAGTGACACATTCTCTGACAATGGTAAAGATGATTCAGATACCAAGAAAAGATTCCATTACCATCAGGATCAG CGGAGGATGAGTTTGACATCGATTGTGGCGGTGGAGTCTCCTTCATCGAGCAACGCTCCCTCTAGAAAAACCATTGATCTTGGCCATGGAAGCGACCTCATTTACATTCAGAGGTTTCTTCCATTTCAACAATCTTGGACTTTCTTCGATTATCTCGACAAGCATATTCCTTGGACCAGGCCTACTATTCGTGTCTTTGGTCGATCTTGCCTCCAG CCGAGAGATACTTGTTATGTTGCAAGTAGCGGATTGACTGCGTTGGTGTACAGTGGATATCGACCTACCTCCTATTCGTGGGATGATTTCCCACCTCTCAAGGAGATTCTGGATGCT ATTTACAAGGTGCTTCCTGGAAGCAGATTCAACAGCTTGCTCTTAAATAGATACAAAGGTGCCAGTGATTATGTGGCTTGGCATGCAGATGATGAAAAGATTTATGGTCCAACTCCAGAAATTGCTTCAGTCTCGTTTGGATGTGAACGTGATTTtgtgttgaagaaaaagaaagatgaagaatcttcCCAAGGTAATGGGACATTTGAGTCATGCTAA
- the ALKBH2 gene encoding oxidoreductase, 2OG-Fe(II) oxygenase family protein produces MWFSSQNGFLVPSLFNVSYRKNCSGHKLKEVTDSDTFSDNGKDDSDTKKRFHYHQDQRRMSLTSIVAVESPSSSNAPSRKTIDLGHGSDLIYIQRFLPFQQSWTFFDYLDKHIPWTRPTIRVFGRSCLQPRDTCYVASSGLTALVYSGYRPTSYSWDDFPPLKEILDAIYKVLPGSRFNSLLLNRYKGASDYVAWHADDEKIYGPTPEIASVSFGCERDFVLKKKKDEESSQGKTGDSGPAKKRLKRSSREDQQSLTLKHGSLLVMRGYTQRDWIHSVPKRAKAEGTRINLTFRLVL; encoded by the exons ATGTggttttcttcacaaaatggTTTTTTGGTTCCAAGCCTTTTCAATGTTTCATATAGGAAGAACTGTTCAGGGCACAAGCTAAAAGAAGTAACTGATAGTGACACATTCTCTGACAATGGTAAAGATGATTCAGATACCAAGAAAAGATTCCATTACCATCAGGATCAG CGGAGGATGAGTTTGACATCGATTGTGGCGGTGGAGTCTCCTTCATCGAGCAACGCTCCCTCTAGAAAAACCATTGATCTTGGCCATGGAAGCGACCTCATTTACATTCAGAGGTTTCTTCCATTTCAACAATCTTGGACTTTCTTCGATTATCTCGACAAGCATATTCCTTGGACCAGGCCTACTATTCGTGTCTTTGGTCGATCTTGCCTCCAG CCGAGAGATACTTGTTATGTTGCAAGTAGCGGATTGACTGCGTTGGTGTACAGTGGATATCGACCTACCTCCTATTCGTGGGATGATTTCCCACCTCTCAAGGAGATTCTGGATGCT ATTTACAAGGTGCTTCCTGGAAGCAGATTCAACAGCTTGCTCTTAAATAGATACAAAGGTGCCAGTGATTATGTGGCTTGGCATGCAGATGATGAAAAGATTTATGGTCCAACTCCAGAAATTGCTTCAGTCTCGTTTGGATGTGAACGTGATTTtgtgttgaagaaaaagaaagatgaagaatcttcCCAAG GGAAAACAGGAGACAGTGGACCAGCTAAGAAGAGGTTAAAGAGAAGCAGCAGAGAGGATCAACAAAGTTTGACATTGAAACATGGATCGTTGCTGGTGATGAGAGGATACACTCAAAGAGACTGGATTCATTCTGTGCCAAAGCGTGCAAAGGCAGAGGGCACTCGTATCAACCTCACATTCAGGcttgttttgtaa
- the RABH1d gene encoding RAB GTPase homolog H1D (RAB GTPase homolog H1D (RABH1d); FUNCTIONS IN: GTP binding; INVOLVED IN: protein transport, small GTPase mediated signal transduction; LOCATED IN: mitochondrion; EXPRESSED IN: male gametophyte, flower, pollen tube; EXPRESSED DURING: L mature pollen stage, M germinated pollen stage, 4 anthesis; CONTAINS InterPro DOMAIN/s: Ras GTPase (InterPro:IPR001806), Small GTP-binding protein (InterPro:IPR005225), Small GTPase (InterPro:IPR020851), Ras (InterPro:IPR013753), Ras small GTPase, Rab type (InterPro:IPR003579), Rab6-related (InterPro:IPR015600); BEST Arabidopsis thaliana protein match is: RAB GTPase homolog H1E (TAIR:AT5G10260.1); Has 26960 Blast hits to 26930 proteins in 721 species: Archae - 17; Bacteria - 142; Metazoa - 14130; Fungi - 3768; Plants - 3162; Viruses - 20; Other Eukaryotes - 5721 (source: NCBI BLink).), which produces MASVSPLAKYKLVFLGDQSVGKTSIITRFMYDKFDTTYQATIGIDFLSKTMYLEDRTVRLQLWDTAGQERFRSLIPSYIRDSSVAVVVYDVANRLSFLNTSKWIEEVRNERAGDVIIVLVGNKTDLVEKRQVSIEEGDSKGREYGVMFIETSAKAGFNIKPLFRKIAAALPGMESYSNTKNEDMVDVNLKPTSNSSQGDQQGGACSC; this is translated from the exons atggcgTCGGTGTCACCATTAGCGAAATATAAACTGGTGTTCTTAGGAGATCAATCTGTCGGCAAAACCAGCATCATCACTCGTTTCATGTATGATAAGTTCGACACAACCTACCAG GCTACTATTGGAATTGACTTCTTATCGAAAACAATGTACCTTGAAGATCGAACTGTTCGTCTGCAGCTATG GGATACAGCTGGACAAGAAAGATTCAGGAGTTTAATACCAAGTTACATAAGAGATTCTTCTGTTGCAGTTGTTGTTTATGATGTAGCCAATAGACTCTCATTTCTCAACACATCCAAGTGGATAGAAGAAGTCCGTAATGAAAGAGCCGGCGATGTTATCATTGTTCTTGTCGGTAACAAGACTGATCTTGTCGAAAAACG GCAAGTTTCTATTGAGGAAGGAGATAGCAAAGGTCGTGAATACGGAGTTATGTTCATTGAGACGAGCGCGAAAGCAGGATTCAATATTAAGCCTTTGTTTCGCAAAATCGCTGCGGCATTACCGGGAATGGAATCGTATTCAAACACTAAAAATGAGGATATGGTTGATGTAAACCTGAAACCAACTTCGAATTCATCCCAAGGTGATCAACAAGGAGGAGCTTGTTCATGTTAA
- a CDS encoding hematological/neurological-like protein (unknown protein; BEST Arabidopsis thaliana protein match is: unknown protein (TAIR:AT4G39860.2); Has 247 Blast hits to 231 proteins in 42 species: Archae - 0; Bacteria - 17; Metazoa - 14; Fungi - 5; Plants - 145; Viruses - 0; Other Eukaryotes - 66 (source: NCBI BLink).), giving the protein MEEERNNPHHSTADLLSWSEIRRPDYSTAANRSNQPSDGMNDVLGGGGQITNAETKSLNTNVSHRKNCSGHKLKEMTGSDIFSDDGKYDPNHQTRIHYHQDQLSQISFSGEENATTPMNGKDDPNHQTRIHYHQDQRSQISFSGEENVTPKKPTTLNEAAKQKELSRTVETQADSKCKKKQISNTKNKAMSGHDIFASPESQPRRLFGGATQSEVKGNKNTEESAPRSSRASVKTSNGQSSNRLFSEEHVVKSSKKIHNQKSQFQGLTSNGIFKSDKIPPGYSEKMQSSAKKREMSGHNIFADGKSEYRDYYGGARRPPGGESSISLV; this is encoded by the exons ATGGAAGAGGAGAGAAACAATCCGCATCATTCCACCGCCGATCTTCTTTCTTGGTCTGAGATCCGCCGTCCTGACTATTCCACCGCCGCTAATCGCTCTAACCAG CCGTCTGATGGAATGAACGATGTACTTGGCGGCGGCGGTCAGATCACTAACGCGGAAACTAAATCACTTAATACGAA TGTTTCGCATAGGAAGAACTGTTCTGGGCATAAGCTAAAAGAAATGACTGGTAGTGACATATTCTCTGATGATGGTAAATATGATCCAAATCACCAGACAAGAATCCATTACCATCAGGATCAG CTGAGCCAGATATCATTCAGCGGCGAAGAGAATGCAACAACTCCCATGAATGGCAAAGATGATCCAAATCACCAGACAAGAATCCATTACCATCAAGATCAG AGAAGCCAGATATCTTTCAGCGGTGAAGAGAATGTGACTCCAAAGAAACCAACCACTTTAAACGAGGCTGCTAAGCAAAAGGAGTTGAGCAGGACTGTAGAAACCCAAGCAGATTCGAAGtgtaagaagaaacagatATCGAACACCAAGAATAAAGCAATGAGTGGGCATGACATCTTTGCATCTCCTGAAAGCCAACCTCGCCGCTTGTTTGGTGGTGCAACACAATCAGAAGTTAAAGGAAATAAGAACACGGAGGAATCTGCACCGAGGAGCTCGCGTGCATCTGTCAAAACCTCAAAC gGGCAAAGCAGCAACAGATTGTTTAGTGAAGAACATGTTGTGAAGTCATCAAAGAAGATACATAACCAGAAGTCTCAGTTTCAGGGGCTCACAAGCAATGGTATCTTCAAATCTGATAAAATCCCTCCTGGTTATTCAGAGAAGATGCAAAGCTCAGCCAAAAAGCGGGAAATGAGCGGACACAATATATTTGCAGACGGGAAGTCGGAATATCGGGATTACTATGGTGGTGCGAGGAGACCTCCTGGTGGCGAGAGCAGCATTTCATTGGTCTAA
- the ALKBH2 gene encoding oxidoreductase, 2OG-Fe(II) oxygenase family protein, translated as MTNPLNSTAANRSNQPSSDGISDGQITNEEAESLINKKNCSGHKLKEVTDSDTFSDNGKDDSDTKKRFHYHQDQRRMSLTSIVAVESPSSSNAPSRKTIDLGHGSDLIYIQRFLPFQQSWTFFDYLDKHIPWTRPTIRVFGRSCLQPRDTCYVASSGLTALVYSGYRPTSYSWDDFPPLKEILDAIYKVLPGSRFNSLLLNRYKGASDYVAWHADDEKIYGPTPEIASVSFGCERDFVLKKKKDEESSQGKTGDSGPAKKRLKRSSREDQQSLTLKHGSLLVMRGYTQRDWIHSVPKRAKAEGTRINLTFRLVL; from the exons ATGACGAATCCACTTAATTCCACCGCCGCTAATCGCTCTAACCAG CCGTCTTCTGATGGAATCAGCGACGGTCAAATCACCAATGAGGAAGCTGAATCACTAATTAACAA GAAGAACTGTTCAGGGCACAAGCTAAAAGAAGTAACTGATAGTGACACATTCTCTGACAATGGTAAAGATGATTCAGATACCAAGAAAAGATTCCATTACCATCAGGATCAG CGGAGGATGAGTTTGACATCGATTGTGGCGGTGGAGTCTCCTTCATCGAGCAACGCTCCCTCTAGAAAAACCATTGATCTTGGCCATGGAAGCGACCTCATTTACATTCAGAGGTTTCTTCCATTTCAACAATCTTGGACTTTCTTCGATTATCTCGACAAGCATATTCCTTGGACCAGGCCTACTATTCGTGTCTTTGGTCGATCTTGCCTCCAG CCGAGAGATACTTGTTATGTTGCAAGTAGCGGATTGACTGCGTTGGTGTACAGTGGATATCGACCTACCTCCTATTCGTGGGATGATTTCCCACCTCTCAAGGAGATTCTGGATGCT ATTTACAAGGTGCTTCCTGGAAGCAGATTCAACAGCTTGCTCTTAAATAGATACAAAGGTGCCAGTGATTATGTGGCTTGGCATGCAGATGATGAAAAGATTTATGGTCCAACTCCAGAAATTGCTTCAGTCTCGTTTGGATGTGAACGTGATTTtgtgttgaagaaaaagaaagatgaagaatcttcCCAAG GGAAAACAGGAGACAGTGGACCAGCTAAGAAGAGGTTAAAGAGAAGCAGCAGAGAGGATCAACAAAGTTTGACATTGAAACATGGATCGTTGCTGGTGATGAGAGGATACACTCAAAGAGACTGGATTCATTCTGTGCCAAAGCGTGCAAAGGCAGAGGGCACTCGTATCAACCTCACATTCAGGcttgttttgtaa
- a CDS encoding hematological/neurological-like protein: MNDVLGGGGQITNAETKSLNTNVSHRKNCSGHKLKEMTGSDIFSDDGKYDPNHQTRIHYHQDQLSQISFSGEENATTPMNGKDDPNHQTRIHYHQDQRSQISFSGEENVTPKKPTTLNEAAKQKELSRTVETQADSKCKKKQISNTKNKAMSGHDIFASPESQPRRLFGGATQSEVKGNKNTEESAPRSSRASVKTSNGQSSNRLFSEEHVVKSSKKIHNQKSQFQGLTSNGIFKSDKIPPGYSEKMQSSAKKREMSGHNIFADGKSEYRDYYGGARRPPGGESSISLV; this comes from the exons ATGAACGATGTACTTGGCGGCGGCGGTCAGATCACTAACGCGGAAACTAAATCACTTAATACGAA TGTTTCGCATAGGAAGAACTGTTCTGGGCATAAGCTAAAAGAAATGACTGGTAGTGACATATTCTCTGATGATGGTAAATATGATCCAAATCACCAGACAAGAATCCATTACCATCAGGATCAG CTGAGCCAGATATCATTCAGCGGCGAAGAGAATGCAACAACTCCCATGAATGGCAAAGATGATCCAAATCACCAGACAAGAATCCATTACCATCAAGATCAG AGAAGCCAGATATCTTTCAGCGGTGAAGAGAATGTGACTCCAAAGAAACCAACCACTTTAAACGAGGCTGCTAAGCAAAAGGAGTTGAGCAGGACTGTAGAAACCCAAGCAGATTCGAAGtgtaagaagaaacagatATCGAACACCAAGAATAAAGCAATGAGTGGGCATGACATCTTTGCATCTCCTGAAAGCCAACCTCGCCGCTTGTTTGGTGGTGCAACACAATCAGAAGTTAAAGGAAATAAGAACACGGAGGAATCTGCACCGAGGAGCTCGCGTGCATCTGTCAAAACCTCAAAC gGGCAAAGCAGCAACAGATTGTTTAGTGAAGAACATGTTGTGAAGTCATCAAAGAAGATACATAACCAGAAGTCTCAGTTTCAGGGGCTCACAAGCAATGGTATCTTCAAATCTGATAAAATCCCTCCTGGTTATTCAGAGAAGATGCAAAGCTCAGCCAAAAAGCGGGAAATGAGCGGACACAATATATTTGCAGACGGGAAGTCGGAATATCGGGATTACTATGGTGGTGCGAGGAGACCTCCTGGTGGCGAGAGCAGCATTTCATTGGTCTAA
- the ALKBH2 gene encoding oxidoreductase, 2OG-Fe(II) oxygenase family protein yields the protein MSSSLHCSGKLLTRVRNRIHEYLEKGEIKEERNMTNPLNSTAANRSNQPSSDGISDGQITNEEAESLINKKNCSGHKLKEVTDSDTFSDNGKDDSDTKKRFHYHQDQRRMSLTSIVAVESPSSSNAPSRKTIDLGHGSDLIYIQRFLPFQQSWTFFDYLDKHIPWTRPTIRVFGRSCLQPRDTCYVASSGLTALVYSGYRPTSYSWDDFPPLKEILDAIYKVLPGSRFNSLLLNRYKGASDYVAWHADDEKIYGPTPEIASVSFGCERDFVLKKKKDEESSQGKTGDSGPAKKRLKRSSREDQQSLTLKHGSLLVMRGYTQRDWIHSVPKRAKAEGTRINLTFRLVL from the exons ATGTCCTCTTCGCTCCATTGCTCGGGTAAACTTTTAACAAGGGTTCGAAATCGAATACACGAATATCTCG AAAAAGGTGAGATTAAGGAGGAGCGAAACATGACGAATCCACTTAATTCCACCGCCGCTAATCGCTCTAACCAG CCGTCTTCTGATGGAATCAGCGACGGTCAAATCACCAATGAGGAAGCTGAATCACTAATTAACAA GAAGAACTGTTCAGGGCACAAGCTAAAAGAAGTAACTGATAGTGACACATTCTCTGACAATGGTAAAGATGATTCAGATACCAAGAAAAGATTCCATTACCATCAGGATCAG CGGAGGATGAGTTTGACATCGATTGTGGCGGTGGAGTCTCCTTCATCGAGCAACGCTCCCTCTAGAAAAACCATTGATCTTGGCCATGGAAGCGACCTCATTTACATTCAGAGGTTTCTTCCATTTCAACAATCTTGGACTTTCTTCGATTATCTCGACAAGCATATTCCTTGGACCAGGCCTACTATTCGTGTCTTTGGTCGATCTTGCCTCCAG CCGAGAGATACTTGTTATGTTGCAAGTAGCGGATTGACTGCGTTGGTGTACAGTGGATATCGACCTACCTCCTATTCGTGGGATGATTTCCCACCTCTCAAGGAGATTCTGGATGCT ATTTACAAGGTGCTTCCTGGAAGCAGATTCAACAGCTTGCTCTTAAATAGATACAAAGGTGCCAGTGATTATGTGGCTTGGCATGCAGATGATGAAAAGATTTATGGTCCAACTCCAGAAATTGCTTCAGTCTCGTTTGGATGTGAACGTGATTTtgtgttgaagaaaaagaaagatgaagaatcttcCCAAG GGAAAACAGGAGACAGTGGACCAGCTAAGAAGAGGTTAAAGAGAAGCAGCAGAGAGGATCAACAAAGTTTGACATTGAAACATGGATCGTTGCTGGTGATGAGAGGATACACTCAAAGAGACTGGATTCATTCTGTGCCAAAGCGTGCAAAGGCAGAGGGCACTCGTATCAACCTCACATTCAGGcttgttttgtaa